The Deltaproteobacteria bacterium genome has a window encoding:
- a CDS encoding ABC transporter substrate-binding protein translates to MKRTLLFAATLGVLGAASACSLVIGSLDECKVDGDCAKKGPGLVCQDSLCVASSAPVDAGVDAGPAVARDPLCQDVYGSTDGGNVLRLGAVVPKSTSTGAVDIRGVYRGDAIAMAVQELNRKSALPGTSVVIRVCDDTGDSTKAATEAGELLDEGAVALVTTGSSQTIAIANAVVSRGATLMSISATSTQIQSAGVLPDGGAKRVWSTATSDSSQAKVLAGMMEDAGYSRPACVHADDVAFNGLYASLTQDLPAFADGGANLPQFLYESGTSPTSAIQGAQQSSPDAVVLISTVGDTAALLGAWEGADPVWLFTDNARSTSVYGFDGGLARLAGSKGTGPSTPSASNLEYSSFHALFVTDFPDAGDPATVSYVPNAYDAVLLLAAGSLWAQGHGTIDGAGVAQGLTQLSNTSVAATPLSADQFTTLAASFSQGQQVNVKGASGALDFDNAHGVAPGPIDIWVIAPDGGIVTVANVANP, encoded by the coding sequence GTGAAGCGCACGCTCCTCTTCGCCGCGACGCTGGGCGTGCTGGGCGCGGCCTCCGCGTGCAGCCTGGTCATCGGCTCGTTGGATGAGTGCAAGGTCGATGGCGATTGCGCCAAGAAGGGCCCGGGCCTCGTCTGCCAGGACTCGCTCTGCGTGGCCAGCTCGGCCCCGGTCGACGCCGGCGTGGACGCCGGCCCCGCCGTCGCCCGCGATCCGCTCTGCCAGGACGTCTACGGCAGCACCGACGGCGGCAACGTCCTCCGCCTGGGCGCGGTGGTGCCCAAGAGCACCTCCACCGGCGCGGTCGATATCCGCGGCGTGTACCGCGGCGACGCCATCGCCATGGCCGTTCAGGAGCTCAACCGCAAGTCGGCGCTGCCGGGCACCTCGGTGGTCATCCGCGTGTGCGACGACACCGGCGACAGCACCAAGGCCGCCACCGAAGCGGGCGAGCTCCTCGACGAGGGCGCGGTGGCGCTGGTCACCACCGGCTCCTCGCAGACCATCGCCATCGCCAACGCGGTCGTCTCGCGCGGCGCGACGCTGATGAGCATCTCCGCCACCTCGACGCAGATCCAATCGGCCGGCGTGTTACCTGATGGCGGCGCCAAGCGCGTCTGGAGCACGGCCACGTCGGACTCGTCGCAGGCCAAGGTGCTCGCGGGGATGATGGAGGACGCCGGCTACTCGCGGCCCGCCTGCGTGCACGCCGACGACGTGGCCTTCAACGGGCTCTACGCCTCGCTGACCCAGGACCTGCCCGCGTTCGCCGACGGCGGCGCGAACCTGCCCCAGTTCCTCTACGAGTCGGGCACGAGCCCCACTTCAGCGATTCAGGGCGCGCAGCAGAGCTCGCCCGACGCGGTGGTGCTCATCTCCACCGTGGGCGACACCGCGGCGCTGCTCGGCGCCTGGGAGGGCGCGGATCCGGTCTGGCTCTTCACCGACAACGCGCGCAGCACCAGCGTCTACGGCTTCGACGGCGGCCTGGCGCGGCTCGCGGGCTCCAAGGGCACCGGCCCGAGCACCCCCTCGGCGTCGAACCTCGAGTACTCGAGCTTCCACGCGCTCTTCGTGACCGACTTCCCCGACGCGGGCGACCCGGCCACGGTGAGCTACGTGCCCAACGCCTACGACGCCGTGCTCCTGCTCGCCGCGGGCTCGCTCTGGGCGCAGGGCCACGGCACCATCGACGGCGCCGGCGTGGCGCAAGGCCTCACCCAGCTCTCGAACACCAGCGTGGCGGCCACGCCGCTCAGCGCGGACCAGTTCACCACGCTGGCGGCGTCGTTCTCGCAGGGCCAGCAGGTGAACGTGAAGGGCGCGAGCGGCGCGCTCGACTTCGACAACGCGCACGGCGTTGCGCCCGGCCCCATCGACATCTGGGTGATCGCGCCGGACGGCGGCATCGTCACCGTGGCCAACGTGGCCAACCCGTGA
- a CDS encoding DUF459 domain-containing protein, with the protein MTTETPQNAPDANAHRTVKLSDRSFGGGALTDRPVARHYTWKEAAVVLVTFAVCGIVFDSSGLLTWANRLNIGPAQALWQRVLTPVDHAMARAHLSRPREVLLATSDRWSARFGGSAEEAVQLAEEEVEAPPMPTASPAPLAGEIDGPLGKLKVPEADDEVELPGLDGDAPPPASSGSTEVTILLVGDSMMQVGLAPGIAAAYARDPHVRVIRETHVGTGLSRPDVYDWPATLSRTLTKQRPRFVVATFGGNDAQDIRVEGRLIPFGTERWDATYVARVHDFLTELTRDGAEVLWIGLPPMRAEDFNERVGKLNDLVVQASKGMPRVEFLDATPLVTGDDHAFATYLPAPGGGLVQVRQEDGIHLSAAGGSRVAARAVAWIESKALTAAGAADATSPAAPARPSDPPPGG; encoded by the coding sequence ATGACCACCGAGACGCCACAGAACGCGCCCGACGCGAACGCTCACCGCACGGTGAAGCTCTCGGACCGCTCGTTCGGCGGCGGAGCGCTCACCGATCGTCCGGTGGCGCGGCACTACACCTGGAAGGAAGCCGCGGTGGTGCTGGTGACGTTCGCCGTCTGCGGCATCGTCTTCGACTCCAGCGGGCTCCTCACCTGGGCCAACCGGCTCAACATCGGGCCCGCGCAGGCGCTCTGGCAGCGCGTGCTCACGCCCGTCGATCATGCGATGGCGCGCGCGCACCTGAGCCGGCCGCGCGAGGTGCTGCTGGCGACGTCGGACCGCTGGAGCGCGCGCTTTGGCGGCTCGGCGGAAGAGGCGGTGCAGCTCGCAGAGGAAGAAGTCGAAGCGCCGCCGATGCCGACGGCGTCGCCCGCGCCCCTCGCGGGCGAGATCGACGGACCGCTGGGCAAGCTCAAGGTCCCCGAAGCGGACGACGAGGTGGAGCTGCCCGGGCTCGACGGCGACGCGCCTCCGCCGGCGTCGAGCGGATCCACCGAGGTGACGATTCTTCTCGTGGGCGACTCGATGATGCAGGTGGGCCTGGCGCCCGGCATCGCCGCGGCCTACGCGCGCGATCCGCACGTGCGCGTGATCCGCGAGACGCACGTGGGCACCGGGCTCTCGCGGCCGGACGTGTACGACTGGCCGGCCACGCTCTCGCGCACGCTCACCAAGCAGCGGCCGCGCTTCGTGGTGGCCACGTTCGGCGGCAACGACGCGCAGGACATCCGCGTCGAGGGCCGGCTCATTCCCTTCGGCACCGAGCGCTGGGACGCGACCTACGTCGCGCGCGTGCACGACTTCCTCACCGAGCTCACCCGCGACGGCGCCGAGGTGCTCTGGATTGGCCTGCCGCCCATGCGCGCCGAGGACTTCAACGAGCGCGTGGGCAAGCTCAACGATCTGGTGGTTCAAGCCTCGAAGGGCATGCCGCGCGTGGAGTTCCTCGATGCCACGCCGCTCGTCACCGGCGACGATCACGCGTTCGCCACGTACCTGCCCGCGCCCGGTGGCGGCCTGGTCCAGGTTCGCCAGGAGGACGGCATCCATCTCTCGGCCGCGGGTGGTTCGCGGGTGGCCGCGCGCGCGGTGGCCTGGATCGAGAGCAAGGCGCTGACCGCTGCCGGCGCCGCCGACGCTACTTCGCCAGCTGCTCCAGCGCGTCCTTCAGATCCGCCGCCAGGTGGCTGA
- a CDS encoding MBOAT family protein, which produces MLFPTVEYALFFLVVFAIAWTLRRPLWLHKALLLAASYLFYGYWDWRFVPLLAGISLFAAGVAKLLQRTTDVGKRKILIASGVTACLLVLGFFKYRGFVVVQLAQLLAREGIAWSPKVPEIALPVGISFFVFHAISLMVDSYRGKLSVKVTILDALLYVAFFPQLVAGPILRASQFMPQLARPRDPGDIDAARALELIVLGLVKKVLIANFLATHLVDAVFENPAGRSGLEVLCGVYGYAAQIYCDFSGYTDIAIGSALLLGYRFPENFHNPYVSASPQEFWRRWHISLSSWLRDYLYVSLGGNRGGAFRTYVNLFVTMVLGGLWHGAAWTFVAWGALHGAALAVHRAWSSIRWAPLGKLRESGPWTAFAQLLTFHFVCLTWILFRAPTFSTALAVCEGIVAPWSVGPWLSPVLGACLVGGIAAQYLPDSLTDRARNAFAHLPLPVQGMAFSVSVLLIETFGPSGIAPFIYFQF; this is translated from the coding sequence ATGCTTTTCCCGACGGTCGAATACGCGCTGTTCTTTTTGGTGGTCTTCGCCATCGCGTGGACCCTGCGGCGACCGCTCTGGCTGCACAAGGCCCTGCTGCTCGCGGCCAGCTACCTCTTCTATGGCTACTGGGATTGGCGCTTCGTGCCGCTCCTCGCGGGCATCTCGCTCTTCGCCGCCGGCGTGGCCAAGCTCCTCCAGCGCACGACCGACGTGGGCAAGCGCAAGATCCTGATCGCGTCGGGCGTGACCGCGTGCCTGCTGGTGCTCGGCTTCTTCAAGTACCGCGGCTTCGTGGTCGTTCAGCTCGCGCAGTTGCTCGCGCGCGAGGGCATCGCCTGGAGTCCGAAGGTTCCCGAAATCGCGCTGCCCGTGGGCATCAGCTTCTTCGTGTTCCACGCCATCTCGCTGATGGTGGACTCGTACCGCGGCAAGCTGTCGGTGAAGGTGACCATCCTCGACGCGCTGCTCTACGTGGCGTTCTTCCCGCAGCTGGTGGCCGGGCCGATCTTGCGCGCCAGCCAGTTCATGCCCCAGCTCGCGCGCCCGCGAGATCCCGGCGACATCGACGCCGCGCGCGCGCTGGAGCTCATCGTCCTCGGCCTGGTGAAGAAGGTGCTCATCGCGAACTTCCTCGCGACGCACCTCGTGGACGCGGTGTTCGAAAATCCCGCGGGTCGCTCGGGGTTGGAGGTGCTCTGCGGCGTCTACGGCTACGCCGCGCAGATCTATTGCGACTTCTCCGGCTACACCGACATCGCCATCGGCTCCGCGCTGCTGCTCGGCTACCGCTTCCCCGAGAACTTCCACAACCCGTACGTGAGCGCGAGCCCGCAGGAGTTCTGGCGGCGCTGGCACATCTCGCTCTCGAGCTGGCTGCGCGACTACCTCTACGTCTCGCTGGGCGGCAATCGCGGCGGCGCGTTCCGGACGTATGTTAACCTTTTTGTAACGATGGTCCTGGGCGGCTTGTGGCACGGCGCCGCGTGGACCTTCGTGGCCTGGGGTGCGCTGCACGGCGCGGCGCTCGCGGTGCACCGCGCGTGGAGCAGCATCCGCTGGGCGCCGCTGGGCAAGCTGCGAGAGAGCGGCCCGTGGACCGCGTTCGCGCAGCTGCTCACGTTCCACTTCGTGTGTTTGACGTGGATCCTCTTCCGCGCGCCGACGTTCTCGACCGCGCTCGCGGTGTGCGAGGGCATCGTCGCGCCGTGGAGCGTGGGCCCGTGGCTCTCGCCGGTGCTCGGCGCGTGCCTCGTGGGCGGAATCGCCGCGCAGTACCTGCCGGACTCGCTCACGGATCGCGCGCGCAACGCGTTCGCGCACCTGCCGCTGCCCGTGCAAGGGATGGCGTTCTCGGTGAGCGTGCTCCTCATCGAGACCTTTGGCCCAAGCGGCATCGCGCCGTTCATCTACTTCCAGTTCTGA
- a CDS encoding TlpA family protein disulfide reductase — protein MRHISTYLVVGLALAACTTTQPVPPTVKPGDARLNLTLANYPGPGESNLGALGGKVVLIDFWATWCGPCHEAAVAYEKLYQAHKADGFVVYGVSLDDEPSGIDAFLKEQGVTYPIVLDPSGAKCASRFELATIPAALLVDRSGHVRFAHSGYSDEEVSKTESEIKQLLAEPAPVQ, from the coding sequence ATGAGACATATCTCGACATATCTCGTTGTCGGGCTCGCGTTGGCGGCGTGCACCACCACGCAGCCGGTGCCGCCCACGGTGAAGCCTGGCGACGCGCGCCTGAACCTCACGCTGGCGAACTATCCCGGCCCGGGCGAGTCGAACCTGGGCGCGCTCGGCGGCAAGGTCGTGCTGATCGACTTCTGGGCCACCTGGTGCGGGCCGTGCCACGAGGCGGCCGTCGCGTACGAGAAGCTGTACCAGGCGCACAAGGCCGACGGCTTCGTGGTGTACGGCGTGAGCCTCGACGACGAGCCGAGCGGCATCGACGCCTTCCTCAAGGAGCAGGGCGTCACCTACCCCATCGTGCTCGACCCGAGCGGCGCCAAGTGCGCCTCCAGGTTCGAGCTCGCCACCATCCCCGCCGCCCTGCTGGTCGACCGCAGCGGCCACGTCCGCTTCGCGCACTCGGGCTACAGCGACGAAGAGGTGTCGAAGACGGAGTCGGAGATCAAGCAGTTGCTGGCTGAGCCGGCTCCCGTCCAGTAA
- a CDS encoding UDP-N-acetylmuramate dehydrogenase codes for MSETEKILTHVEPASVKRIHVLGVAGTGMGSFAGLLQAAGYAVTGSDENVYPPMSDMLKQWGIAAMTPYRPENLDAAKADLVIVGNVIRRVNPEATAMRERGLPHMSFPAALGDLFLASRHSVVVAGTHGKTTTSALASHVLVSAGRDPSFLVGGVSRNYDTNFRLGKGRHFVVEGDEYDTAYFDKGPKFLHYRPRSLILTSVELDHADIYRDLAHYESAFAKLLDLVPADGHVAVCAAYPNAVKLARAAKCKVETYAVRHDADWTASNVQLGPEGARFMVRHLGKDVGDVRLQIPGMHNVENALGVYASLAALGLSHAELATGLGSFSGVKRRQELRGEPSGIAVIDDFAHHPTAVRETIAAVAARYPGRRLLALFEPRSNTSRRNLHQDEYARSFNGAAGALILVPKPHDQVPADQQLDATKLARDLTAGGIASESFATVDALAASALEKAKKGDVLLVMSNGAFGGLLPRLLQGLGGK; via the coding sequence ATGAGCGAGACCGAGAAGATCCTCACCCACGTCGAGCCCGCGAGCGTGAAGCGCATCCACGTGCTCGGCGTGGCCGGCACCGGCATGGGCTCGTTCGCGGGCCTCTTGCAGGCGGCGGGCTACGCCGTCACCGGCAGCGACGAGAACGTGTACCCGCCCATGAGCGACATGCTCAAGCAGTGGGGCATCGCCGCCATGACGCCGTACCGCCCCGAGAACCTCGACGCCGCCAAGGCGGATCTGGTGATCGTGGGCAACGTGATCCGCCGCGTGAACCCGGAAGCGACCGCGATGCGCGAGCGCGGCCTGCCGCACATGAGCTTCCCCGCGGCGCTCGGCGACTTGTTCCTCGCCAGCCGGCACAGCGTGGTGGTCGCGGGCACGCACGGCAAGACGACGACCAGCGCCCTCGCGAGCCACGTGCTGGTGAGCGCCGGACGCGATCCCTCGTTCCTGGTGGGCGGCGTGAGCCGCAACTACGACACCAACTTCCGCTTGGGCAAAGGCCGCCACTTCGTGGTCGAGGGCGACGAGTACGACACCGCCTACTTCGACAAGGGCCCCAAGTTCCTCCACTACCGGCCGCGCTCGCTGATTCTCACGAGCGTCGAGCTCGATCACGCCGACATCTATCGCGACCTCGCGCACTACGAGTCCGCCTTCGCCAAGCTGCTCGACCTGGTGCCCGCCGACGGACACGTGGCCGTGTGCGCCGCGTATCCGAACGCTGTGAAGCTCGCGCGCGCCGCGAAGTGCAAAGTCGAGACGTACGCGGTGCGGCACGACGCCGACTGGACCGCGTCGAACGTGCAGCTCGGGCCCGAGGGCGCGCGCTTCATGGTGCGTCACCTGGGCAAGGACGTGGGCGACGTTCGCCTGCAGATTCCCGGCATGCACAACGTGGAGAACGCGCTCGGCGTCTACGCGTCGCTGGCGGCGCTGGGGCTCTCGCACGCGGAGCTCGCGACCGGTTTGGGCAGCTTCTCCGGCGTGAAGCGGCGCCAGGAGCTGCGCGGCGAGCCTTCGGGAATCGCGGTGATCGACGACTTCGCGCACCACCCCACGGCCGTGCGTGAGACCATCGCCGCCGTGGCCGCGCGCTATCCAGGACGGCGACTGCTGGCGCTCTTCGAGCCGCGCTCGAATACGTCGCGACGCAACCTGCACCAGGACGAGTACGCGCGCTCCTTCAACGGCGCGGCCGGCGCGCTCATCCTGGTGCCCAAGCCGCACGACCAGGTGCCCGCAGATCAGCAGCTCGATGCCACCAAGCTCGCGCGCGACCTCACCGCTGGCGGGATCGCCTCGGAGAGCTTCGCGACCGTGGACGCCCTCGCGGCCAGCGCGCTCGAGAAGGCCAAGAAGGGCGACGTGCTGCTGGTGATGTCGAACGGCGCGTTTGGCGGGCTCCTGCCGAGGCTGCTCCAGGGGCTCGGTGGCAAATGA
- a CDS encoding DUF2059 domain-containing protein: MQTLLLCALLAAAPTPAKSAEPTKATASSKSKLDKIHKLLHLTKADQAGQNMLASLKGRVPDAQYARLEKLIKPEELADKLAGLYDKHFQESEIDGLLAFYATPLGQRLIQESPAIAQESVAMSQTYAMEKLQQLSSATTQPSDVPAK; encoded by the coding sequence ATGCAAACGCTCCTGCTCTGTGCGCTTCTGGCCGCTGCGCCCACACCGGCGAAGTCGGCTGAGCCGACCAAGGCGACCGCCTCGTCGAAGTCGAAGCTCGACAAGATCCACAAGCTCTTGCACCTCACCAAGGCCGACCAGGCCGGGCAGAACATGCTCGCCTCGCTCAAGGGCCGCGTGCCGGATGCGCAGTACGCGCGGCTCGAGAAGCTCATCAAGCCCGAGGAGCTCGCCGACAAGCTCGCTGGCCTCTACGACAAGCACTTCCAGGAGAGCGAGATCGACGGCCTGCTCGCCTTCTATGCCACGCCGCTCGGCCAGCGCTTGATCCAGGAGAGCCCGGCCATTGCGCAGGAGTCGGTGGCGATGAGCCAGACCTACGCGATGGAGAAGCTCCAGCAGCTCTCCAGCGCGACCACGCAGCCCAGCGACGTCCCCGCCAAGTAA
- a CDS encoding glycosyltransferase family 2 protein, which yields MKLSVVIPVYNERATLKEILRRVVAVPLDKEIVLVDDCSKDGSRDILEDLKKNGLASLGEVKAQGKNEFRVLFQDVNQGKGAALHRGFAEATGDMIVVQDADLEYDPAEFVKLCKPIIDGHADVVFGSRFVGESRRVLYYWHSMGNRFLTTFSNMLTDLNLTDMETCYKVFRAEVIKGLKLEEKRFGFEPEVTAKVAKGGWRVYEVPISYHGRTYEEGKKIGWKDGFRAVYAIVKYGVGRR from the coding sequence GTGAAGCTGTCGGTGGTGATCCCGGTCTACAACGAGCGCGCCACGCTGAAGGAGATCCTCCGGCGCGTGGTGGCGGTGCCGCTCGACAAGGAGATCGTCCTCGTCGACGACTGCTCCAAGGACGGCTCGCGGGACATCCTCGAAGATCTCAAGAAGAACGGCCTGGCCTCGCTGGGCGAGGTGAAGGCCCAGGGCAAGAACGAGTTCCGCGTCCTCTTCCAGGACGTGAACCAGGGCAAGGGCGCGGCGCTGCACCGCGGCTTCGCCGAGGCCACCGGCGACATGATCGTCGTGCAGGACGCCGACCTCGAGTACGACCCCGCCGAGTTCGTGAAGCTCTGCAAGCCCATCATCGACGGCCACGCCGACGTGGTCTTCGGCAGCCGCTTCGTGGGCGAGAGCCGCCGGGTGCTCTACTACTGGCACTCCATGGGGAACCGCTTCCTCACCACGTTCTCGAACATGCTCACCGACTTGAACCTCACCGACATGGAGACTTGCTACAAGGTCTTCCGCGCCGAGGTGATCAAGGGCCTCAAGCTCGAGGAGAAGCGCTTCGGCTTCGAGCCGGAGGTGACGGCCAAGGTCGCCAAGGGCGGCTGGCGCGTGTACGAGGTGCCCATCAGCTACCACGGGCGCACCTACGAAGAGGGCAAGAAGATCGGCTGGAAGGACGGCTTCCGCGCGGTCTACGCGATCGTGAAGTACGGCGTGGGCCGGCGCTAG
- a CDS encoding protein kinase has product MAEPSAVTQPGEAPPAQCGRCGTMVGSETNFCPKCGTDLRGQTGSSDTFRGFLPGTVIDSRYRLLEKLGDGGMGVVFRVEHVRMGKVMALKVLRSEIAGQSQVLERFRTEAQVVSKLNHPNTISVFDFGELEDGGLYIAMEYVRGRDLQAMLLAEGKLTEVRAATLASQVLRSLEEAHEAGIVHRDIKPANVMVVQTRGGEDWAKVVDFGIAKLNEGGKGNSKITGVAEFVGTPNYCAPEQARGESPDPRTDLYAVGAMLFELVTGKPPYEAPSAMGVIAKHLSDPVPHARERNPELSEALDTVLQKALAKKPDDRFQTANEMRKALELVAGSPARTYSGQELPIIDGYEIASREDWDQFERQLVRSLRLRTVGGVALVLAVLGAGAYAGYHKLTAQAPVVAVEEEVEVNDEPAQANLIALDKAVHGSIGVSHKQGKSDLDTYRLEVPSEGRLWVTLTGVRDLNLVLELFDAEKEANHVVDPLAHVTIDDGRLSEGELLADVPVHAGRYFLRVSERPAYDEPDPTRPPRERESAPYTLTAHLVPPTELDEREPNDLWSLAQLLAPAQPVLGHAGFALPAHALEKNIVLSALDFFSVKSTTATAFLVQPTDRALGLWDAQKLQGWRAEAKAFGVRKAELEKKAASDREAEKELKKLVAPFLAAPVRANNAGVSALKLESQDGLAGVLVAPLSGASPTANDAPYGLAFAVPGPGGLDGVITLARELAARGRSVQAQALLESVLRELPSAEDAPKVKAALTQIK; this is encoded by the coding sequence TTGGCCGAACCCAGCGCCGTGACCCAGCCAGGCGAGGCGCCGCCCGCACAGTGCGGCCGCTGCGGGACCATGGTCGGCTCGGAGACCAACTTCTGCCCCAAGTGCGGCACCGACCTGCGCGGGCAGACGGGCAGCAGCGACACCTTCCGCGGCTTCTTGCCCGGCACCGTCATCGACAGCCGCTACCGGCTGCTCGAGAAGCTGGGCGACGGCGGCATGGGCGTGGTCTTCCGCGTCGAGCACGTGCGCATGGGCAAGGTGATGGCCCTGAAGGTCTTGCGCAGCGAGATCGCCGGGCAGTCGCAGGTGCTGGAGCGCTTCCGCACCGAGGCGCAGGTGGTGAGCAAGCTCAACCACCCGAACACGATCAGCGTCTTCGACTTTGGCGAGCTGGAGGACGGCGGCCTCTACATCGCCATGGAGTACGTGCGCGGCCGGGATCTCCAAGCGATGTTGCTCGCCGAGGGCAAGCTCACCGAGGTCCGTGCGGCCACGCTCGCCAGCCAGGTGCTGCGCTCGCTCGAGGAAGCGCACGAGGCGGGCATCGTCCACCGCGACATCAAGCCCGCGAACGTGATGGTGGTTCAGACGCGCGGCGGCGAGGACTGGGCCAAGGTCGTCGACTTCGGCATCGCCAAGCTGAACGAGGGCGGCAAGGGCAACAGCAAGATCACGGGCGTGGCCGAGTTCGTGGGCACGCCCAACTACTGCGCGCCGGAGCAGGCCCGCGGCGAGTCGCCGGATCCGCGCACGGATCTCTACGCCGTGGGCGCCATGCTCTTCGAGCTCGTCACCGGCAAGCCGCCCTACGAGGCGCCGAGCGCGATGGGCGTCATCGCCAAGCACCTCTCGGATCCGGTGCCGCACGCGCGCGAGCGGAATCCCGAGCTCTCCGAGGCGCTGGACACCGTGCTGCAGAAGGCGCTGGCCAAGAAGCCCGACGACCGCTTCCAGACCGCGAACGAGATGCGCAAGGCGCTGGAGCTCGTTGCGGGCTCGCCGGCGCGCACCTACTCGGGCCAGGAGCTGCCCATCATCGACGGCTACGAGATCGCCAGCCGCGAAGACTGGGATCAGTTCGAGCGCCAGCTGGTGCGGAGCCTGCGGCTGCGCACGGTCGGCGGCGTGGCGCTGGTGCTGGCGGTGCTCGGCGCGGGCGCGTACGCGGGCTACCACAAGCTCACCGCCCAGGCGCCGGTGGTGGCGGTCGAAGAAGAAGTCGAGGTGAACGACGAGCCGGCGCAGGCAAACTTGATCGCGCTCGACAAGGCCGTGCACGGCTCCATCGGCGTGAGCCACAAGCAGGGCAAGAGCGACCTCGACACCTATCGCCTCGAGGTGCCGAGCGAGGGCCGACTCTGGGTCACGCTCACCGGCGTGCGCGACTTGAACCTGGTGCTCGAGCTCTTCGACGCCGAAAAGGAAGCGAACCACGTGGTGGATCCCCTCGCGCACGTGACCATCGACGATGGCCGCTTGAGCGAGGGCGAGCTGCTCGCCGATGTGCCGGTGCACGCGGGCCGCTACTTCCTGCGCGTGTCGGAGCGGCCGGCCTACGACGAGCCGGATCCCACGCGGCCGCCGCGCGAGCGCGAGAGCGCGCCCTACACGCTCACCGCGCACCTGGTGCCGCCCACCGAGCTCGACGAGCGCGAGCCGAACGATCTGTGGAGCCTGGCCCAGCTGCTGGCGCCGGCCCAGCCGGTGCTCGGGCATGCGGGCTTCGCGCTCCCGGCGCACGCGCTGGAGAAGAACATCGTGCTCTCGGCGCTCGACTTCTTCAGCGTGAAGTCGACGACCGCGACCGCGTTCCTGGTGCAGCCCACGGATCGCGCGCTCGGCCTCTGGGATGCGCAGAAGCTCCAGGGGTGGCGTGCCGAGGCGAAGGCCTTCGGCGTGCGCAAGGCCGAGCTGGAGAAGAAGGCGGCGAGCGATCGCGAGGCGGAGAAGGAGCTGAAAAAGCTGGTGGCGCCGTTCCTGGCAGCGCCGGTGCGCGCCAACAACGCCGGTGTCTCGGCGCTGAAGCTGGAATCGCAGGACGGCCTCGCGGGCGTGCTGGTGGCGCCGCTCTCGGGCGCCTCGCCCACGGCCAACGACGCGCCCTATGGCCTCGCGTTCGCCGTGCCCGGCCCGGGCGGACTCGATGGCGTGATCACCCTGGCGCGCGAGCTGGCCGCGCGCGGGCGGTCGGTGCAAGCCCAGGCGTTGCTCGAGAGCGTGCTGCGCGAGCTGCCGAGCGCGGAAGATGCGCCCAAGGTGAAGGCCGCGCTGACGCAGATCAAATAA